A genomic region of Sander vitreus isolate 19-12246 chromosome 11, sanVit1, whole genome shotgun sequence contains the following coding sequences:
- the usp9 gene encoding ubiquitin carboxyl-terminal hydrolase 9X isoform X3, with protein MTATTRGSPVGGNDSQGQGQGQAPDAQSQPPLPQNQTSSPNSSNENSPVSPPDEQGQGDGPPQLEEEEPAFPHTDLAKLDDMINRPRWVVPVLPKGELEVLLEAAIDLSKKGLDVKCEACQRFFRDGLTISFTKILTDEAVSGWKFEIHRCIINNTHRLVELCVAKLSQDWFPLLELLAMATNPHCKFHIYNGTRPSETVPAGAQLADDELFARPPDPRSPKGWLVDLINKFGTLNGFQMLHDRFMSGQALNVQIIAALIKPFGQCYEFLTLHTVKKYFLPVIEMVPQFLENLTDEELKKEAKNEAKNDALSMIIKSLKNLASRVPGQEETVKNLEIFRLKMILRLLQISSFNGKMNALNEVNKVISSVSYYTHRHNPEEEEWLTAERMAEWIQQNHILSIVLRDSLHQPQYVEKLEKILRFVIKEKALTMQDLDNIWAAQAGKHEAIVKNVHDLLAKLAWDFSPEQLDHLFDCFKSSWTNASKKQREKLLELIRRLAEDDKDGVMAHKVLNLLWNLAHSDDVPVDIMDQALSAHIKILDYSCSQDRDTQKIQWIDRFIEELRTNDKWVIPALKQIREICSLFGEAPQNLRKKMKMPINIQTNLVGQTQRSPHVFYRHDLINQLQHNHALVTLVAENLSAYMETMRQFSKEEQAEFDPQTVRPGSRYSHVQEVQERLNFLRFLLKDGQLWLCAPQAKQIWKCLAENAVFLCDREACFKWYSKLMGDEPDLDPDINKDFFENNVLQLDPSLLTENGMKCFERFFKAVNCREGKLVAKRRAYMMDDLELIGLDYLWRVVIQGSDDIASRAIDLLKEIYTNLGPKLQVNQVEIHEDFIQSCFDRLKASYDTLCVLDGDKDSINCARQEAIRMVRVLTVLKEYINECDSDYHEERTILPMSRAFRGKHITLIVRFPNQGRQVDDLDIWSHTNDTIGSVRRGILNRIKANAAHTKIELFIGGEVVDPADDRKLIGQLNLKDKTLITAKLTQVSANMPSSPDSSSDSSTGSPGNHGNHYSDGPNPEVESCLPGVIMSLHLRYISFLWQVADLGCNLNMPLLRDGARVLMKLMPPDNTTVENLRAVCLDHAKLGENSLSPSLDSRFFSPSPSQVLYLIEVVYALLMPASATLGEDASDFQYNFLKSGGLPLVLSMLTRNNFLPSADMETRRGAYLNALKIAKLLLTAVGFGHVKAVAEACQPNAEGNIPVSPINQATHDQALVLQSALQNIPNPASECMLRNVAIRLAQQISDEVTENNFFQASKYIPDICVIRAVQKIVWASGCGTVQLVFSSNEEISKIYEKTNAAKEPDGEDEQVCCEALEVMTLCFALMPTALDTLSKEKAWQTFIIDLLLHCHSKSVRQMAQEQFFLMATRCCMGHRPLLFFITLLFTVLGSTAKERAKHAGDYFTLLRHLLNYAYNSNINLPNAEVLLNNEIDWLKRIRDEVKRTGETGVEETILEGHLGVTKELLAFQTPEKKYYIGCEKGGANLIKELIDDFIFPASNVYLQYMKSGEFPTEQAIPVCSTPASINAGFELLVALAVGCVRNLKQIVDTLTDMYYLGCETLTEWEYLPPVGPRPNKGFVGLKNAGATCYMNSVIQQLYMIPPIRNGILAIEGTGTDVDDDMSGDEKQENESNVDPRDEVFSYHHQFDDKPSSKSEDRKEYNIGVLRHLQVIFGHLAASRLQYYVPRGFWKQFRLWGEPVNLREQHDALEFFNSLVDSLDEALKALGHPAMLSRVLGGSFADQKICQGCPHRYECEESFTTLNVDIRNHQNLLDSMEQYVKGDLLEGANAYHCEKCNKKVDTVKRLLIKKLPPVLAIQLKRFDYDWERECAIKFNDYFEFPRELDMEPYTVAGVAKLEGDDVNPENQVIQQNEPSEPTPPGSSKYRLVGVLVHSGQASGGHYYSYIIQRNGGDGEKNRWYKFDDGDVTECKMDDEEEMKNQCFGGEYMGEVFDHMMKRMSYRRQKRWWNAYILFYERMDSLDKDSELVKYISELTISSTKPHQVKMPGVIECSVRKQNVQFMHNRMQYSLEYFQFIKKLLTCNSVYLNPPPGQDHLLPEAEEIAMISAQLAARFLFSTGFHTKKVVRGPASDWYDALCILLRHSKNVRYWFAHKVLFAYPNRFSEYLLECPSAEVRGAFAKLIVFIAHFSLQDGPCPSPTTSPGPSTQGCDNLSLSDHLLRAVLNLLRREVSEHGRHLQQYFNLFVMYANLGLAEKTQLLKLNVPATFMLVALDEGPGPPIKYQYAELGKLYTVVSQLVRCCDVSARMQSSINGNPPLPNPYGDTNLTAPVMPVQQLVAEILFVRTSYVKKIIEDCSNSEETVKLLRFSCWENPQFSSTVLSELLWQVAYSYTYELRPYLDLLLQILLIEDSWQTHRIHNVLKGIPDDRDGLFDTIQRSKNHYQKRAYQCIKCMVALFSNCSVAYQILQSNGDLKRKWTWAVEWLGDELERRPYTGNPQYTYNNWSPPVQSNETSNGYFLERSHSARMTLAKACELCPEEEPDEQEAPDDQDSSPPEDTSLYPHSPGTTQFQQNNHPHGQPYTGPAAQHMNNPQRPGPASAPTPGPTQTTPTPGPGPTPGPGPRAQENWESTEDVAPAPAPVPAPAPAPTTSTTPTPAPPKE; from the exons ACATCCTCTCCGAACTCATCTAATGAGAACTCTCCAGTAAGCCCACCAGATGAGCAGGGCCAGGGGGATGGCCCCCCTCagctggaagaggaggagccCGCCTTCCCTCACACTGACCTAGCCAAGCTGGATGATATGATCAACAG GCCTCGTTGGGTCGTTCCAGTTTTGCCAAAAGGAGAGTTAGAAGTCCTTTTGGAAGCTGCTATTGACCTGAGTAAAAAAG GACTGGATGTTAAGTGTGAGGCATGTCAGAGGTTTTTCCGAGATGGTCTGACCATCTCCTTCACAAAGATCCTGACGGACGAGGCGGTCAGTGGCTGGAAGTTTGAGATTCAT AGATGTATCATCAATAACACACACCGGTTGGTGGAGCTGTGTGTGGCCAAGCTCTCTCAGGACTGGTTCCCTCTATTGGAGCTGCTGGCCATGGCCACCAACCCTCACTGCAAGTTCCACATCTACAATGGCACACGGCCCTCTGAGACTGTCCCTGCTGGAGCACAGCTGGCTGACGATGAGCTCTTTGCCCGACCACCAGACCCACGCTCTCCTAAG GGCTGGTTGGTGGACTTAATAAACAAATTTGGCACGTTAAACGGGTTTCAAATGTTGCACGATCGCTTCATGAGCGGCCAAGCACTGAACGTCCAGATCATCGCTGCACTTATCAA GCCTTTTGGCCAGTGTTACGAGTTCCTCACATTGCACACGGTAAAGAAGTACTTCCTTCCAGTCATCGAAATGGTTCCCCAGTTTCTAGAGAATCTTACAGATGAGGAGCTAAAGAAAGAGGCCAAGAATGAAGCCAAAAACGACGCACTGTCCATGATAATCAAGTCTCTGAAGAATCTGGCTTCTCGTGTACCAGGGCAGGAGGAGACCGTGAAGAATTTAGAGATTTTTAGATTAAAAATGATTCTTAG GTTATTGCAAATTTCTTCTTTTAACGGCAAAATGAATGCACTAAATGAAGTTAACAAGGTGATCTCCAGTGTGTCCTACTACACTCATCGGCATAACCCTGAAGAGGAGGAGTGGCTGACTGCAGAGCGCATGGCG GAGTGGATCCAGCAGAACCACATTCTGTCCATTGTGCTGAGGGACAGTTTGCACCAGCCGCAGTACGTAGAGAAGCTGGAGAAGATCCTTCGTTTCGTTATCAAAGAAAAAGCTCTTACAATGCAGGATCTGGACAACATCTGGGCGGCACAG GCTGGTAAGCATGAGGCCATTGTGAAGAATGTTCATGACCTCCTGGCCAAGCTGGCATGGGACTTCTCACCTGAGCAGCTCGATCACCTTTTTGACTGTTTCAAG TCAAGCTGGACCAATGCCAGCAAGAAGCAGCGTGAAAAACTGCTGGAACTTATCCGGCGCTTGGCTGAGGATGATAAAGATGGGGTGATGGCCCACAAGGTCCTCAACCTGCTGTGGAACCTGGCACACAGCGATGATGTGCCTGTAGACATCATGGACCAGGCTCTTAGTGCTCACATCAAAATATTAGATTACAGTTGTTCACAG gacagagacacacagaagaTTCAGTGGATAGATCGCTTCATAGAGGAGCTACGAACCAATGACAAATGGGTGATCCCTGCCCTGAAGCAAATAAGAGAAATCTGTAGCCTCTTTGGAGAAGCCCCTCAAAACCTTAG aaagaaaatgaaaatgccaATTAACATACAAACGAACTTAGTGGG TCAAACCCAGAGAAGTCCTCATGTGTTTTACCGCCATGACCTGATCAACCAACTACAGCACAACCATGCTCTGGTCACGCTGGTGGCTGAGAACCTCTCGGCCTACATGGAGACCATGAGGCAGTTCTCCAAAG AAGAACAAGCTGAGTTTGACCCCCAGACGGTCAGACCAGGAAGCCGCTACAGCCATGTACAGGAAGTGCAGGAACGACTCAACTTCCTGAG GTTCCTGCTAAAAGATGGCCAGTTGTGGCTATGTGCCCCTCAGGCCAAGCAGATCTGGAAGTGTCTGGCTGAGAACGCAGTGTTTCTGTGTGACCGTGAGGCCTGCTTCAAATG GTACTCCAAGTTGATGGGTGATGAACCAGACCTGGACCCAGACATCAATAAGGACTTCTTTGAGAACAACGTTCTGCAGTTGGACCCATCTCTGCTGACAGAGAATGGCATGAAATGCTTTGAGAGGTTCTTTAAGGCTGTCAACTGCAGGGAAGGCAAGCTGGTGGCAAAGCGCAGGGCCTACATGATGGATGACCTGGAACTAATAGGCTTGGACTACCTCTGGAGG GTGGTAATTCAAGGAAGTGATGACATCGCCAGCCGAGCTATAGACCTGCTGAAAGAGATCTACACCAACCTCGGACCAAAACTGCAAGTCAATCAG GTTGAAATTCATGAAGATTTCATCCAGTCATGTTTTGACCGTCTGAAGGCGTCCTATGACACCCTATGCGTGTTGGATGGAGACAAAGACAGCATCAACTGCGCTCGTCAGGAGGCTATCCGCATGGTGCGAGTTCTCACTGTGCTCAAAGAGTACATCAATGAGTGTGACAGTGACTACCACGAGGAGAGGACTATACTGCCTATGTCAAG AGCTTTCCGTGGGAAGCATATCACATTGATCGTCCGTTTCCCCAACCAGGGGCGTCAGGTAGATGACTTGGATATCTGGTCACACACTAATGATACAATCGGCTCGGTTCGGCGTGGCATCCTCAATAGGATCAAAGCTAATGCTGCACATACCAAGATTGAGCTCTTCATTGGTGGGGAGGTAGTTGATCCAGCTGACGACAGGAAGCTGATTGGACAGCTCAATTTGAAGGACAAAACG CTGATCACGGCCAAGCTAACCCAGGTGAGTGCCAACATGCCTTCAAGCCCAGACAGCTCTTCTGACTCATCCACTGGCTCTCCGGGTAACCACGGCAACCACTACAGCGATGGGCCTAACCCTGAGGTGGAGAGCTGTCTTCCTGGTGTG ATTATGTCGCTGCATCTGCGCTACATCTCCTTCCTGTGGCAGGTGGCTGACCTGGGCTGCAACCTCAACATGCCACTGCTTAGAGATGGAGCTCGAGTTCTAATGAAACTCATGCCCCCAG ATAACACTACTGTAGAGAATCTGCGAGCTGTGTGTCTGGACCATGCCAAGCTCGGTGAGAACAGCCTCAGTCCTTCCCTGGACTCACGCTTCTTCAGCCCCTCACCCTCACAAGTGCTCTACCTCATTGAG GTTGTTTATGCTTTGCTGATGCCAGCCAGTGCAACTCTGGGTGAAGACGCCAGCGACTTCCAGTACAACTTCTTGAAGAGTGGTGGACTGCCCCTGGTGTTGAGCATGCTCACCAGGAACAACTTCCTCCCATCGGCAGACATGGAGACACGGCGTGGGGCTTACCTCAATGCACTTAAGATCGCCAAGCTCCTCCTTACTGCTGTAGGCTTTGGGCATGTGAAGGCTGTGGCTGAGGCATGCCAGCCCAACGCTGAGGGAAATATACCTGTCTCACCG ATTAATCAGGCCACTCATGACCAAGCCCTGGTCCTCCAGAGTGCCCTGCAAAACATCCCTAACCCTGCCTCAGAATGCATGCTGCGCAATGTAGCCATCCGCCTGGCCCAGCAGATCTCCGATGAGGTAACAGAAAAT AATTTCTTCCAGGCATCGAAGTACATCCCAGACATCTGTGTGATCCGAGCAGTACAGAAAATAGTGTGGGCGTCAGGCTGTGGTACAGTGCAGCTCGTCTTCAGTTCAAATGAAGAAATCAGCAAGATATATGAGAAG ACAAATGCAGCTAAGGAGCCAGATGGGGAAGATGAGCAGGTGTGTTGCGAGGCCCTGGAGGTGATGACACTGTGTTTTGCCCTCATGCCCACGGCTCTGGACACTCTCAGTAAGGAGAAGGCTTGGCAGACCTTCATCATAGACTTGCTGCTACACTGCCACAGCAA ATCTGTGCGTCAAATGGCCCAGGAGCAGTTTTTCCTGATGGCAACTAGGTGCTGTATGGGCCATCGACCCCTCCTTTTCTTTATCACCCTACTCTTCACTGTGCTGGGG AGTACAGCCAAGGAGCGGGCCAAACATGCTGGAGACTACTTCACTTTACTCAGACATCTTCTGAACTATGCCTATAACAGCAACATCAACCTGCCAAATGCCGAGGTCCTGCTCAACAATGAGATTGACTGGCTGAAGCGGATAAGG GATGAGGTTAAGAGGACAGGGGAGACCGGTGTGGAGGAGACCATCCTGGAGGGCCACCTTGGGGTTACCAAAGAGCTTCTAGCCTTCCAAACACCAGAGAAGAAGTATTACATTGGCTGCGAGAAAGGAGGAGCGAACCTCATTAAG GAGCTGATTGACGACTTCATCTTCCCAGCATCTAATGTGTACCTGCAGTACATGAAAAGTGGGGAGTTCCCCACAGAGCAGGCCATCCCTGTGTGCAGCACTCCTGCTTCTATCAACGCTGGCTTTGAGCTCCTGGTAGCACTGGCTGTTGGATGTGTTCGCAACCTCAAGCAAATAGTCGACACCCTGACTGACATGTACTACTTAG GTTGCGAGACACTGACAGAGTGGGAGTACTTGCCTCCGGTGGGGCCACGCCCCAACAAAGGTTTTGTAGGTTTGAAGAATGCTGGGGCCACCTGTTATATGAACTCTGTCATTCAGCAGCTGTACATGATTCCTCCAATCCGCAATGGCATCCTGGCCATTGAGGGCACAGGCACTGATGTGGATGATGACATGTCGGGGGATGAGAAGCAGGAGAATGAG AGTAACGTGGATCCTCGTGATGAGGTGTTCAGCTACCACCATCAGTTTGACGATAAACCCTCCAGTAAGTCAGAGGACAGGAAAGAGTACAACATTGGAGTACTACGTCACCTACAGGTCATTTTTGGACATCTGGCTGCGTCCAGACTTCAGTACTATGTCCCCAGGGGATTCTGGAAACAGTTCAG ATTATGGGGTGAGCCAGTGAACTTGCGGGAGCAGCATGATGCTCTGGAGTTTTTTAACTCTTTGGTGGACAGTCTGGATGAAGCTTTGAAAGCCCTGGGCCACCCCGCCATGCTGAGCAGGGTGCTGGGAGGGTCCTTCGCTGACCAGAAGATCTGTCAGGGATGCCCCCACAG GTATGAGTGTGAGGAGTCGTTCACAACACTCAATGTAGATATCAGAAACCACCAGAACCTGTTGGACTCCATGGAGCAGTATGTTAAAGGAGATCTGCTTGAGGGAGCCAATGCCTACCACTGTGAGAAGTGTAATAAGAAG GTGGACACAGTGAAGCGCCTGCTGATAAAGAAGCTGCCACCTGTCCTGGCCATCCAGCTGAAGCGCTTTGACTATGACTGGGAGAGAGAGTGTGCCATCAAGTTCAATGACTACTTTGAGTTCCCCAGGGAGCTGGACATGGAGCCGTACACGGTAGCTGGTGTGGCCAAGCTAGAGGGCGATGACGTCAACCCAGAGAACCAGGTGATCCAACAGAATGAGCCCTCTGAACCCACACCTCCCGGAAGTTCCAAGTATCGTCTGGTGGGAGTGCTGGTCCACTCAGGCCAGGCCAGTGGCGGGCACTACTATTCCTACATAATCCAGAGGAACGGAGGTGATGGGGAGAAGAACCGCTGGTATAAGTTTGATGATGGTGATGTGACTGAGTGCAAGATGGACGATGAAGAGGAGATGAAGAACCAGTGCTTTGGAGGAGAATACATGGGCGAGGTGTTCGATCATATGATGAAAAGGATGTCGTACCGGAGGCAGAAGCGCTGGTGGAATGCCTACATCCTATTCTATGAGCGTATGGACTCTTTGGACAAGGACAGCGAGCTTGTCAAATACATCTCGGAGTTGACCATCTCCTCCACTAAGCCGCATCAGGTCAAGATGCCTGGTGTCATCGAGTGCAGCGTCCGCAAGCAGAACGTCCAGTTCATGCACAACCGAATGCAATACAGCCTGGAATATTTCCAGTTCATTAAGAAACTTCTGACCTGTAACAGTGTCTATTTAAACCCTCCTCCAG gacaaGACCATCTTCTGCCAGAGGCAGAGGAGATTGCTATGATAAGTGCTCAGCTGGCTGCTAGGTTCCTCTTCAGCACAGGTTTTCACACCAAGAAAGTAGTACGGGGTCCTGCCAGTGACTG GTATGACGCCCTCTGCATCCTGCTGAGACACAGTAAGAATGTACGCTATTGGTTTGCACACAAAGTCCTGTTTGCTTACCCTAACCGGTTCTCAGAGTATCTGCTTGAGTGCCCGAGCGCTGAGGTCCGTGGTGCATTTGCCAAGCTCATTGTCTTCATCGCTCACTTCTCCCTGCAAGACGGCCCGTGCCCCTCACCCACCACCTCGCCTGGACCCTCTACTCAG GGCTGCGATAACCTCAGTCTAAGTGACCACCTGTTGAGAGCTGTGCTCAACTTGCTCAGAAGAGAGGTTTCTGAACACGGCCGTCACCTGCAGCAGTACTTTAACCTCTTTGTCATGTATGCCAATCTGG GCCTGGCAGAAAAGACCCAGCTGTTGAAGCTGAATGTCCCTGCCACTTTCATGTTGGTCGCTTTGGACGAGGGTCCCGGCCCTCCCATTAAGTATCAGTACGCTGAGCTGGGCAAGCTCTATACTGTGGTCTCCCAGCTGGTCCGTTGCTGTGACGTCTCCGCACGCATGCAGTCCTCAATCAATG GTAACCCTCCTCTCCCTAACCCGTATGGTGACACCAACCTGACGGCCCCAGTGATGCCTGTGCAACAGCTGGTAGCAGAAATCCTGTTTGTGAGGACCAGTTACGTGAAGAAGATAATCGAAGATTGCAGCAACTCTGAGGAGACAGTGAAGCTGCTTCGCTTCAGCTGCTGGGAGAACCCTCAGTTCTCCTCCACTGTGCTCAGTGAGCTGCTCTGGCAG GTGGCGTACTCCTACACCTATGAGCTGAGGCCTTACCTGGACTTGCTGCTACAGATCCTACTCATCGAGGACTCCTGGCAGACACACAG GATCCACAATGTGCTGAAGGGCATTCCCGATGACAGAGATGGGCTCTTTGACACCATCCAGCGCTCCAAGAACCACTACCAGAAACGAGCCTACCAGTGCATTAAGTGCATGGTGGCCCTCTTTAGCAACTGCTCCGTGGCCTACCAGATCCTACAG AGTAATGGTGACCTGAAAAGAAAGTGGACGTGGGCAGTGGAGTGGTTAGGAGACGAGCTGGAGAGGAGGCCATACACGGGGAACCCCCAGTACACCTACAACAACTGGTCCCCTCCGGTTCAGAGCAATGAGACCTCCAACGGCTATTTCCTGGAGCGTTCGCACAGCGCACGTATGACCCTTGCCAAGGCCTGTGAACTTTGTCCCGAGGAG GAGCCAGATGAACAGGAAGCACCTGATGATCAAGACTCTTCCCCACCCGAAGACACCTCTCTGTACCCACACTCTCCTGGAACCACACAATTTCAGCAG AACAACCACCCCCATGGGCAGCCGTACACCGGGCCTGCTGCTCAGCACATGAACAACCCTCAGCGTCCTGGTCCTGCCTCTGCCCCGACTCCAGGCCCGACCCAGACCACCCCCACCCCAGGCCCTGGTCCCACTCCTGGCCCAGGCCCGCGAGCACAAGAGAACTGGGAGAGCACCGAGGACGTCGCCCCTGCCCCCGCCCCAGTCCCCGCCCCAGCCCCCGCCCCCACCACCTCTACTACCCCAACGCCTGCCCCGCCTAAGGAGTAA